The following proteins are co-located in the Sporolactobacillus pectinivorans genome:
- a CDS encoding type II toxin-antitoxin system PemK/MazF family toxin, whose protein sequence is MIVKRGDVYFADLSPVVGSEQGGVRPVLIIQNDIGNRFSPTVVVAAITAQIQKAKLPTHVEIDAKRYGFDRDSVILLEQIRTIDKQRLTDKITHLDEEMMNRVNKAIQISLSLVDF, encoded by the coding sequence GTGATTGTTAAGCGCGGCGATGTTTACTTTGCAGATCTCTCTCCGGTAGTGGGATCGGAACAGGGCGGCGTACGTCCGGTTCTTATTATTCAGAATGACATTGGCAACCGGTTCAGCCCGACTGTTGTTGTCGCAGCCATTACCGCACAAATTCAGAAGGCAAAACTTCCAACTCATGTAGAGATTGATGCAAAACGTTATGGCTTCGACCGGGACTCGGTCATCCTGCTTGAACAAATAAGAACTATTGACAAGCAGCGGCTGACAGATAAAATCACTCATTTGGATGAAGAAATGATGAACAGGGTCAATAAGGCAATACAAATTAGTCTCAGCCTTGTCGATTTTTAA
- the sigB gene encoding RNA polymerase sigma factor SigB — protein sequence MPTKSRLQQNEIRQLIAAYQKSPDDETLQNKLIGHYENLVGALSRKFAGNREVREDLFQVGMIGLFSAMKKYDPSYGRSFESYAVPTIIGEVKRYIRDKTWSVHVPRCIKELSPKIRRASEELTGSLQRSPNINEIAQAIGESTEKVLETMEMVRSYNALSVDSQINEDSGCGSLTLLDTFGTRDQGYEKVHKKMILETAFKLLSKREKEILLFTYFENLSQKEAGDRLGISQMHASRIQRRALQKLRDVLPADDGWSSSGI from the coding sequence GTGCCAACAAAGTCCCGACTGCAACAAAATGAAATTCGTCAATTGATAGCTGCCTATCAGAAGAGTCCTGATGACGAAACGCTGCAGAACAAGCTCATTGGTCATTATGAAAATCTGGTCGGAGCGCTGTCCAGAAAATTCGCCGGCAACCGCGAAGTGCGTGAGGACCTTTTTCAGGTAGGGATGATTGGTCTGTTCTCTGCTATGAAAAAGTATGATCCTTCTTATGGGCGAAGCTTCGAATCATATGCTGTGCCCACGATTATCGGCGAAGTCAAACGCTACATCCGCGACAAGACATGGAGCGTTCATGTCCCGCGGTGTATTAAAGAGCTCAGCCCGAAAATCAGGCGGGCGTCAGAGGAATTGACGGGAAGCCTCCAGCGTTCTCCTAATATCAATGAAATCGCCCAAGCCATTGGCGAAAGCACGGAAAAGGTTCTGGAGACTATGGAAATGGTACGCAGTTACAATGCTCTTTCCGTTGACTCACAGATCAACGAAGATTCCGGGTGCGGATCATTAACGCTGCTGGACACTTTTGGTACCCGCGACCAGGGTTATGAAAAAGTGCACAAAAAAATGATCCTTGAGACTGCATTTAAGCTGCTTTCCAAACGTGAGAAAGAAATTCTTCTTTTTACTTATTTTGAAAATCTCAGCCAGAAAGAAGCGGGTGATCGCCTTGGCATATCTCAGATGCATGCATCGCGGATTCAGAGAAGGGCGCTGCAGAAACTTCGCGATGTTCTGCCGGCTGATGACGGATGGTCAAGCTCCGGAATCTGA
- a CDS encoding SprT family protein: MTDEELQSLVQEISLTYFHRPFRHRAKFNARLRTTGGRYLLQSHNLEFNERQLVHFGLDAFVGIVKHELCHYHLHLTGSGYRHRDSDFRKLLQMVGGSRFCGTIPGAVNLSGLRYMYQCKKCGLPIIRKRRLDTRRYVCAKCGGKILFIQKERVNQNKENEKEKKG, translated from the coding sequence ATGACAGATGAAGAACTTCAGAGCCTGGTTCAGGAAATTTCGCTCACCTATTTTCATCGCCCATTCCGCCATCGGGCTAAGTTCAACGCACGCCTGAGGACCACGGGCGGCCGCTATCTGCTTCAGAGTCATAACCTTGAATTCAATGAACGCCAACTGGTTCATTTTGGACTGGACGCATTTGTGGGAATCGTAAAGCATGAACTTTGCCATTACCATCTTCATCTCACCGGATCCGGATATCGTCACCGGGATTCTGATTTTCGAAAACTGCTCCAAATGGTTGGAGGTTCCAGATTTTGTGGCACTATTCCGGGCGCTGTGAATCTGTCTGGTCTCCGCTATATGTATCAATGCAAAAAGTGCGGCCTGCCCATCATTAGAAAGCGGCGCCTTGATACCAGAAGATATGTCTGCGCTAAATGTGGTGGCAAGATCCTTTTTATACAAAAAGAGCGAGTCAATCAAAATAAAGAAAACGAAAAGGAAAAAAAGGGTTGA
- a CDS encoding Tex family protein, producing the protein MNTVFIHIAKEMGIGAGQVDQVIRLLEKDNTIPFIARYRKEMTGGLDEVQIGTIHDAYAYSCQLEKRKDEVLARIDELGKLDESLRKKIQQAEKLQDVEDLYLPYRQKRRTRATAAREKGLEPLADWLMDLPVTPVSKEAIKFVSAEKEVKRVEDAVRGAEDIIAERVAEHAELRALARRETFGGGMIQVKSGKNRSLDEKRVYEMYYDYQEMAKKIAPHRILAINRGEKEGILKIAVIAPEESILPAAKRFLVKGRDTSAQEVLDASAEDAYKRLIAPAVERELRQALTEKAEKQAIHIFSENLRGLLLQPPMKAKTVLGVDPAYRTGCKLAVVDPTGRVMDISLIFPTPPKSDILGARKTVLSLIDKYPIELIAIGNGTASRETEAFIADTIKNIKGKAVFYTIVNEAGASVYSASAVARSEFPELHVEERSAVSIARRLQDPLAELVKIDPKSVGVGEYQHDVSQGELESSLKFVVETVVNRVGVNVNTASPELLQYVAGLSKTAAGNLVAERNRRGRFENRQQLKDVPRLGPRAFEQCAGFLRIEGGSEPLDNTPIHPESYSETQTLLTKAGCRIGDLGTEALKKALGQLNISRTAAELSIGEPTLRDIVEALDRPGRDPRDDIKKPLLKTDVLKLEDLNEGMKLEGTVRNVVDFGAFVDIGVKQDGLVHISKLSGHFVRHPLDIVHVGQIVTVWVDGVDFDKGRVSLTMVAPRGKADI; encoded by the coding sequence ATGAATACTGTTTTTATACATATTGCAAAAGAGATGGGGATCGGCGCCGGTCAGGTGGATCAAGTTATCCGGTTGCTTGAAAAGGACAATACGATTCCATTTATTGCCCGTTACCGTAAAGAAATGACCGGCGGGCTTGATGAAGTGCAGATCGGGACCATTCACGATGCCTACGCATACAGCTGCCAGCTCGAAAAGCGCAAGGATGAAGTGCTGGCAAGAATAGACGAGCTGGGTAAACTTGATGAATCACTGAGAAAAAAGATACAGCAGGCGGAAAAACTTCAGGATGTTGAAGACCTTTATCTTCCCTACAGACAAAAGAGGCGGACACGCGCGACGGCCGCAAGGGAAAAAGGTTTGGAACCGCTTGCTGACTGGTTGATGGATCTGCCCGTGACACCGGTTTCCAAAGAGGCAATCAAGTTTGTTTCTGCTGAGAAAGAGGTGAAAAGAGTAGAAGATGCGGTCCGCGGGGCAGAGGATATTATTGCGGAAAGAGTTGCCGAACACGCGGAACTGAGAGCTCTGGCGCGGCGCGAGACATTTGGCGGAGGTATGATACAAGTCAAATCCGGGAAAAACCGAAGCCTTGATGAGAAAAGGGTCTATGAAATGTACTATGATTATCAGGAAATGGCAAAAAAGATTGCGCCCCATCGTATTCTTGCTATAAACCGCGGTGAAAAGGAAGGCATTCTGAAGATTGCCGTCATTGCTCCTGAGGAGAGCATTTTACCTGCTGCTAAACGCTTTCTTGTTAAAGGGAGAGATACTTCTGCACAGGAAGTTCTGGATGCCAGTGCAGAAGATGCCTATAAGCGGCTGATTGCTCCTGCCGTAGAGCGTGAACTGCGCCAGGCACTGACCGAAAAAGCTGAAAAACAGGCGATTCATATTTTTTCTGAAAATCTGCGCGGACTGCTCCTTCAGCCTCCGATGAAGGCCAAAACAGTGCTTGGCGTTGATCCGGCATACCGGACTGGCTGCAAGCTTGCTGTCGTTGATCCGACCGGGAGGGTGATGGACATCTCTCTGATTTTTCCGACACCCCCTAAATCTGATATTCTCGGGGCGCGAAAAACAGTACTGTCACTGATTGACAAGTATCCCATTGAGCTCATTGCAATTGGCAACGGCACTGCGTCGCGTGAAACGGAAGCCTTTATCGCGGATACCATAAAAAATATTAAGGGCAAGGCGGTTTTTTATACGATCGTGAACGAAGCGGGGGCCAGTGTTTATTCAGCATCGGCAGTTGCCAGATCAGAATTTCCAGAGCTCCACGTTGAAGAGCGCAGCGCCGTTTCGATTGCAAGAAGGCTCCAGGATCCGCTTGCCGAACTGGTTAAGATTGATCCAAAATCAGTAGGCGTGGGGGAGTATCAGCATGATGTATCTCAGGGTGAACTTGAATCGTCGCTTAAATTTGTCGTGGAAACAGTCGTAAACAGGGTTGGCGTGAATGTCAATACGGCATCTCCAGAACTACTTCAATATGTAGCCGGGCTGTCCAAAACAGCTGCAGGCAATCTGGTCGCTGAACGCAACAGAAGGGGCAGATTTGAAAACAGGCAACAACTGAAAGACGTGCCACGGCTTGGACCGCGCGCTTTTGAACAGTGTGCGGGCTTTTTGAGAATTGAAGGGGGAAGCGAGCCTCTCGACAATACGCCGATCCACCCGGAAAGCTATTCTGAGACGCAGACACTTTTGACGAAAGCGGGTTGCCGGATCGGCGATCTCGGTACGGAGGCGCTGAAAAAAGCTCTCGGGCAGCTGAATATTAGCCGCACCGCCGCAGAACTATCGATCGGTGAGCCGACGCTGCGGGATATCGTTGAAGCACTTGACCGACCAGGACGCGATCCGCGTGACGATATCAAGAAACCGCTGCTGAAAACGGATGTACTGAAACTTGAGGACTTGAATGAAGGGATGAAGCTGGAAGGAACAGTACGGAATGTCGTTGATTTTGGCGCTTTCGTTGATATTGGTGTTAAGCAGGACGGATTGGTTCATATTTCCAAATTGTCCGGCCATTTTGTCCGGCATCCGCTGGATATTGTTCATGTCGGGCAGATTGTCACGGTATGGGTGGATGGGGTGGATTTCGACAAGGGGCGTGTTTCTCTGACGATGGTCGCTCCAAGGGGAAAAGCGGATATATAA
- the alr gene encoding alanine racemase: METSFYRETWADINLDAVADNVADMKKRIPEETALMAVVKANGYGHGALQVARTALANGAEWLAVAIFDEALALRKNGIEAPILVLSPIRPEDAGLAAKYHISLTVFQKEWISMARKADRNEEPVFLHIACDTGMGRIGIRNDKEAEALVEEIGKDRRFVVEGLFTHFATADQDDEAYFNEQYNRFETMIDWIHDLGIHPPVIHCGNSAATLKYPAEGRHLFNMVRYGIAMYGLSPSTEMANKLPFPLKRALSLHSRLVNVKKVEAGSAIGYGATYRAESEEWIGTVPIGYADGWLRALSGSDVLIGGERCRIVGRICMDQFMCRLPHEFPLGTEVTLIGKNGGEEITADGLAQKLQTINYEITCMIHPRVPRVFWKDGKKTGTVNPVLISNMQQ; this comes from the coding sequence ATGGAAACGTCTTTCTATAGAGAAACATGGGCGGATATCAATCTGGATGCAGTCGCCGATAACGTGGCGGATATGAAAAAAAGAATTCCGGAAGAGACGGCGCTGATGGCTGTCGTCAAGGCAAATGGGTATGGGCATGGAGCTTTGCAGGTAGCCAGGACCGCGCTGGCGAACGGTGCTGAATGGCTGGCGGTAGCGATCTTCGACGAAGCACTTGCACTTCGGAAGAATGGAATTGAGGCACCCATCCTCGTTTTGTCACCAATCCGACCGGAAGATGCGGGGCTTGCAGCGAAATATCATATTTCTTTGACTGTTTTCCAGAAAGAATGGATCAGTATGGCCCGAAAGGCTGACCGGAATGAGGAACCGGTTTTCCTCCACATTGCCTGTGATACAGGAATGGGTCGAATTGGCATCCGTAATGACAAAGAGGCTGAAGCACTGGTTGAAGAGATTGGCAAAGACCGACGATTCGTCGTTGAAGGGCTGTTTACTCATTTTGCGACGGCAGACCAGGATGATGAAGCTTATTTTAATGAACAATATAACCGGTTTGAAACCATGATTGACTGGATCCATGATCTGGGAATCCACCCGCCGGTGATTCACTGTGGAAACAGCGCAGCAACACTGAAGTATCCTGCAGAGGGCCGGCATCTTTTCAATATGGTGCGCTACGGCATCGCAATGTATGGCTTGTCACCGTCTACAGAGATGGCCAATAAGCTGCCCTTTCCACTGAAGAGAGCGTTGTCGTTGCACAGCAGGCTCGTAAATGTAAAAAAGGTTGAGGCGGGATCGGCTATTGGCTACGGGGCGACTTATCGGGCGGAATCAGAGGAATGGATCGGCACTGTACCGATCGGCTATGCAGACGGCTGGCTGCGCGCCCTGTCTGGTTCGGATGTGCTCATCGGAGGAGAAAGATGCCGGATCGTTGGCCGGATTTGTATGGATCAGTTTATGTGCCGGCTGCCGCATGAATTTCCGCTGGGAACCGAAGTAACTCTGATCGGTAAAAACGGCGGTGAAGAAATTACAGCAGATGGTCTGGCTCAGAAACTGCAGACCATTAACTATGAAATAACCTGTATGATTCATCCGCGTGTGCCGAGAGTTTTCTGGAAAGACGGGAAAAAAACGGGGACAGTCAATCCTGTCCTGATCAGTAATATGCAGCAGTAA
- a CDS encoding CopG family ribbon-helix-helix protein — MPESNLKEIMLSLPQYLLNEIDGIASRDKMNRSEFLHRAIRMYLHERNKGYVREIMRQGYMEMAKINLNIASEAFLAEEEAEVTLERSVSGV, encoded by the coding sequence ATGCCGGAATCAAATTTGAAAGAAATCATGCTGAGTTTACCGCAATATTTACTGAATGAAATTGATGGGATTGCCAGTCGTGACAAGATGAACCGCAGTGAATTTCTCCATCGCGCAATTAGAATGTATTTGCATGAGCGAAATAAGGGCTATGTCCGTGAGATCATGCGTCAGGGCTACATGGAAATGGCTAAAATAAATCTTAACATTGCTTCTGAGGCATTCCTTGCTGAAGAGGAGGCAGAGGTCACTCTGGAACGCTCCGTTAGCGGGGTGTGA